The DNA segment GTTTCTTGCTATCTTTCATCGTGCCATTAGCAATTTTGTCGAAAATGCGAACAAGGAGTTTTCTGATGAACAAAGTGTAAGAAAATATTATGTTAAAAAACAAGAACACCATATTAATGAATAATGAGCAAAGACCGCTAAAGATGTCAATGGTGAGATATCCGAATACCCTATAATAACAACAAAATAAACATATATGGACCAAAATCAAATATATCAACATTTCAAGAGCGGCTTTTTAACCACACTACTGGTTTTCTACCAATAAATAATAAAACCATTTAAAAGAAAATCACTTGCCTGTCGGGAGAAATAGTTTTCCTGTGTCCCAGAAAACGTCGATGACCCTCAACAGCCCTTGCCATATTCCCAGAATACGAAGGGATAAATATGTCACTCTCCACCGATACAATATAGTCTAAAGCAGCCATTTGAGATGCATGGTTGCTGAATGGATCAAGCTCCTCAACTGTTGCCAATTTTTCCTTCAAAAAGAACATTAAAATTATCACTTTGTGGGTCCCATCTAAGAAataaaagtcaaagtcaaagtcaaagactAGATGGCCTTCAAACCTTATTCATTAACATGGGGAAGAGAGAAGTGAGATCTGCCATACGGTAATCGCCACCATATATTTCTCCGGCAGCGATATATATAGGCGTTGTAGGCGGAAATCCAAGGGCCGTAAGTAATATTCCGACTTCTTTTGGAGTCAAAGGACAATACCCTTTTGCTCTTTGTTCGTTGGAATCAATGTCTTTCACTTTCCAATACGACGTATTTTCTctacaaaaaataaataaataaataaaaacaaataccaTACGCGAGAATCGTTATATCTAAAGGTAAAAAAATAACAAACTGTAACATTATAATTTAGGAAAATGGAATTTTAACCTATTTTCACTCAGCGATCCCATACAAACTAAAagttaacccagttagttttttgctGACAGGGCAGCCACGTCTTCAAAATTTTGCCACATAAGCAGTCCACGCCATCAAAACGTTGCCACATAAGAAGTCCACGTCGTCAAAACTTTGACTTACTTGCCACATAAGCAGTCCACCACGTCAGCAAAACTTTGACTAACTGGGTTAACTTTTAGTTGGTATGGATCGCTGATGGAAAATAGGCTAAAAGTTAGGACTGTCACAAGACATTTCTTTAGTTAGGACGGTTGCCGACCAATATGtcaaagttgggattattaaaatccaattttccTATAACTTACCTACCTAATAGCTGTAAGCTCATTAGCTTCTTCAATGGATAAATCATGTGTGCATCCACTAAAGGCGAGCATGTCCTTTTCATACCGCAAATGCAAGGCAATGTAAGGACCGTAAGCCCTCATCCGGTCCACCAACGACTACAAAGAAACTTTttaatcaataataataataaaacaagcGTATAATTAAAATTAGAACAAATGTTATTTATTGTTTTACTTTTCCCATTGCTTCTATGTGCGGCGAGAAGCGGAGGGCTTGGTAACATGCACGACAACGCAATTTCTGGATATCAGGAGGAAGGTTATTATTAGCTAACCTTGAATCGGATTTCGCTGCACGAATAACCTAAAAAGGGATCGAAAGATTAGTATAttcattttttatatattataccttgAAGAGAATGATAAAACAAATACACGTGCGTACCTGATAATCATCCCACAAGCTTGCAATCTCTTGCTCATAGTAATCAATCCCCGACCAACTTCTAAATTGCTTAACTGCTCGGGTGGCGGTCCGCAATTCTTTAGGAAGTTTCTTGATTATTTTTACATCGTTAGCCAATGAAGTAATGAAATAATCTTCGTCAAATACATTAGAGAATTTGCTGCATTGTTACACAAATATAAACTTTTAAGTATTCAAATaccaaaaactaaaaataaatcatTTCAAAGTTGAGAAAAAGAGAACCTTGTATCTTGCCAAAACGAGCGTTTATCGAGCTCGGGTACCACAAGCGTAGCGTTTATAATGCGCGCAACGGCTACCATATCACATATCTGCAAAAACCGTGAAGGATTTTATACAAACACAACATCCTTATTTCCCACAAAACATATTTGTATATAACATACCCCGGCGCGCATTTGATTGAGTCCGCCATTTGTATGAACAAGCAAGTAACCTCGAGTTTCTTGTGGAGCTAAGGTCATAAATGGACCCGATTCAaatatgaaaagaaaaaaaaaattgttttttttttttttaatatttatagaGCAAATTTAGGAGTTCCGAACCTGAATAGGATGAACTTGGCTCAACACAAGGGGTGAAGTTACGGTTCGGTGGCTGTTTCCACAACTTGTTGAGATCCAATGAGCCATTAGCACCATCCAACTGTCAAGTCTAAAGGAGTGAAAACATGAAAGATACATGACTACTTTTGCATCGATACTACACACTATACGTTGCTAATTCTAAGTGTCATGGGCAACGTTACAAGATTTTTGGTCAACGTTACGGAAAAATAATCAACTTTGAAAAGTATAACAGTTTTAGTAATGATTCTTGAAGTCCAATGACCAAATTATAAACGAAGTGAAAGTATGCGTTATATATTGTAATTTGTCCTTTTCAAAACCGTTCGTTCTTGCAAATAACAGTGTTTCATGATACCAATTGTTATAGCTTTCACTAAACGtatccccccccccctctctatTTTCTACCAAACGTACCCCATCCCCctatcatagttgttaatagcgaatagcgacaagggacctatatgctacatagcgaatagcgaccgctattttataaatagcgatacactagaaaaagaattttgtaaatttttatatgcatattatatcaaaataccttgccaccttggtatatatgctattttgcatgtatatttaacaaaaacctataaatccagttattttatagctatatctaattgctacttatatcaaaaaaaaaaaaaactaattgacgctattcacgctattggtcgctatgacccaaatagcgacacttggtcgcctcgctacatagcgcgctatagcggtcgctatagccgctattgacaactatgcccCCTATCACATTAGTAATTCTATCTTTCAAATCACTCACTCCCAAGTTATACCTATGTTATACGCGCGTATAACATGTGCTATACACCCGTATATAGGAGGTACTTTTAGCCAAATCCGTTGTTAAACGACAGATAAAAGATTAATCGCATTATAGTATAAATGTTGAGTGAATCGCATTAACCTTGAGAGCAGGGACAGGAACTTTTGGCAAATGGGGTTGAATCCAGCTTTGCTCTGTGCTCAACTTCTGGTATCGAAATTCATGTTGCTACAAGTTCAAATCACCGCAGATCAGTGATATTCGCAGTTCAAATTCCTTGCGGGCCCCACGCAAAACAAAAGGAAATACCACATTTGTTAACTAATTTCATATTGCTACAAATCAAAGCAGACCTTTTCGATCTGAATCCGGAAATGAAATAACAAAAAATCATGAAGCAGAACGTTTAGTATCTAATTAAGACACAGAATTCACAATTCGAAATCTGAACAGAACCCACAAAAATTTATTAAACCCCACAACGTATGATAGACAGATAGAAATAATCAAGAAACAAAACAAGATTTTAGAACATTCTAGATCACATCTTAATCATAGAGAAGCAACAATAACCCCCCAccattcggattaacaaatgGTTACGAGACAAAATCACCTAAAACCCCATAAATCTTTTTCTATTTTTATTCTAATTCTAAGAACCCGTTACAAGAAAACTCACAGGACCCACCAAAGCCTGCTAACTAATGGGATCAGGTGAATCGCAGCTTGCGCTAGGCGAATGGCGTTCAAAACCATAAATCTCCGTTTGCATTTAGTAGTTCCTATCTAACACATTTGCGGTTTGCATTTGCCCAacttgatttaagttttaaacaataaAGATTTGTTAGAAAATGACTCATTCAATCTTGTTCTAGAAAAGAAACAAATATTACCAAaaaaatacaagattttaatcaaaatgaaacAATCACATTTCAAGAACAGTAAACTATTCAACAATAAACTTCCCTATTTAGCATTTTTGCccaaattagatttttttttagtaattaaaattttaaacatCAAATCTTTGCAACCAAATAATTCATTTAATCTTGGTTTAGAAAAGAAACAAATAtcatcaataaataaataaataaataaaatatttagcaATTCGAAACTttaaatcttggtttagataacAGACAAACAATCACATTTCAACAACAGTAAGCTAATTCAACAAACAAATTCAAGAAAA comes from the Helianthus annuus cultivar XRQ/B chromosome 4, HanXRQr2.0-SUNRISE, whole genome shotgun sequence genome and includes:
- the LOC110941293 gene encoding O-fucosyltransferase 7 isoform X2, which encodes MVLMAHWISTSCGNSHRTVTSPLVLSQVHPIQICDMVAVARIINATLVVPELDKRSFWQDTSKFSNVFDEDYFITSLANDVKIIKKLPKELRTATRAVKQFRSWSGIDYYEQEIASLWDDYQVIRAAKSDSRLANNNLPPDIQKLRCRACYQALRFSPHIEAMGKSLVDRMRAYGPYIALHLRYEKDMLAFSGCTHDLSIEEANELTAIRENTSYWKVKDIDSNEQRAKGYCPLTPKEVGILLTALGFPPTTPIYIAAGEIYGGDYRMADLTSLFPMLMNKEKLATVEELDPFSNHASQMAALDYIVSVESDIFIPSYSGNMARAVEGHRRFLGHRKTISPDRKLLVRIFDKIANGTMKDSKKLSSRIIEIHKRRQGSPRKRKGPISGTKGTFRFRSEEPFYVNPLPDCLCQKKSTRNENSTDIVINHLSIWSGRVGDLSKWGSGQNGF
- the LOC110941293 gene encoding O-fucosyltransferase 7 isoform X1, coding for MQKKRWRKLGLLRRMLTCAIALISMVALFSAHLLLFSPPSQVSMLPDPYTLPMQHEFRYQKLSTEQSWIQPHLPKVPVPALKLDGANGSLDLNKLWKQPPNRNFTPCVEPSSSYSAPQETRGYLLVHTNGGLNQMRAGICDMVAVARIINATLVVPELDKRSFWQDTSKFSNVFDEDYFITSLANDVKIIKKLPKELRTATRAVKQFRSWSGIDYYEQEIASLWDDYQVIRAAKSDSRLANNNLPPDIQKLRCRACYQALRFSPHIEAMGKSLVDRMRAYGPYIALHLRYEKDMLAFSGCTHDLSIEEANELTAIRENTSYWKVKDIDSNEQRAKGYCPLTPKEVGILLTALGFPPTTPIYIAAGEIYGGDYRMADLTSLFPMLMNKEKLATVEELDPFSNHASQMAALDYIVSVESDIFIPSYSGNMARAVEGHRRFLGHRKTISPDRKLLVRIFDKIANGTMKDSKKLSSRIIEIHKRRQGSPRKRKGPISGTKGTFRFRSEEPFYVNPLPDCLCQKKSTRNENSTDIVINHLSIWSGRVGDLSKWGSGQNGF